TTCAAAAGCGACATGCGGAGTTGTTCAAAGAAGATTCATCAGTATGCACAAAAACAGAAgtagattttcatttaaaaccaAATTCAACACCAATCTTCAGGGCAAAACGACCAGTTGCGTATTCTGTCCTACCACTCATTGAAGATGAACTCCAGCAACTTCAAGACCGTAATGTCATATCCCCAGTTGATTATTCAGACTGGGCAGCACCTATTGTGGTCGTCAAAAGAGCATCGGGAGGCGTTCGAATTTGCGGAGACTACTCATCGGGTCTGAATCAATCACTGGAGTCTCATCAGTACCCACTTCCTTTGCCAGAagatattttttcgaaaattgccAACAGTCCATACTACACACACATCGACTTGGCAGATGCGTATCTCCAGGTCTCCGTCACACTTCAATCCAGAAAGCTACTCACCATCAACACCCACAAGAGGTTATTCACTTTCAATAGGCTTGCGCCAGGAGTCAAATCTGCGCCAGGAGCTTTTCAACAATTGATGGACGCAATACTCGCTGGAGTAGATGGAGTCGCAGCATATCTTGACGACATTGTTGTTAGTGGAAAAGACTGGGATGACCATATGCTGAAATTAAACACAGTTCTTCAACGGCTTTTGGACTATAACTTCCGAATCAAAATCGGtaagtgttaattttttgtatctaaaaCTAAGTATTTGGGTCATATAGTCGATGCAAATGGAATACGACCAGACCCCGAGAAGATTAGTCGAATAAGTACGATGCCAGCACCAACAAATATCACAGAGCTCAGTTCATTTCTCGGAGCCGTGAATTACTATGGGAAATTTGTAAAGCAAATGAGAGAAATTCGTGCACCATTAgataatttgtcaaaaatcgtTTTCCGAATTCAAGTCCATTCTCGCCTCTGATCTTATGCTGACTCATTATAATCCAGCATTGCCTATAAAAGTCGCAGCAGATGCATCAAATGTTGGAATGGGGGCATGCATCATACACATTTTTCCGAATGGTGATGAGAAAGTCATCTCACATGCAGCCAGGTCCTTGACTTCAGCTGAGACCAGCTATAGTCAAATAGAGAAAGAAGCCGCTGCACTCATCTTTGCCGTTAAGAAATTCCACAGAATGATTTTTCGACGTAAGTTTCTGCTTCTCACCAATCATAAGCCTCTCCGAGCAATACTATCACAAATTTCACCATATTATGCCAGGGGAGAAGGATTAGCTGTCATCGATGGATGCATAATGTTAAAAGACCGCATAATCATACCAACGTGTTTTCAAAAGAGAATTTTGCTACAACTTCATCGAGGTTATCCGGGTATTGCCAAATGAAAACCGTTGCCAGATGTCATGTATATTGGCTGGGAATCGACGAAGACATTACATCATTCGTGCATCATTGTCATGCCTGTGCCAGTGCATCAAAGTCTCcggtaaaaacaaaacttgaatCATGGCCAACTACAACAGCACCAATGGATCGCATTCACATCGACATTGCGGGCCCTTGTGACGGAATATACTATTTCGTCATTGTGGATTTATATTCAAAGTGGTTGGAAGTTCTTCAAGTCAGCAGAACGTTTCGTGGATACTCTAAAGCGatcattaaaaaagttaaagcagGAAGAAACAAGTCAGCAGAACCTGGAAACATTCCTACAGATTTATCGTTCTACACCTAATCGGAATTTGACTAATTTTAAATCGCCAGCAGAAGCATTCCTTGGTCGTAAAATAAGAACTTCgttggatttcaaaatcaaatggggtggcgcaacagtccgttgtgaaccagggcctagtgacttaaaactctcaaccattcctgtgtgagagtactgttgtcaggaatggaagggacctacaattttaggccgaatccgaacggctagtttgagaaagcactttttcatgacaagaattactcttgaaggatttgtcaattcctttcaagaggcagtacccgcaaaaattaatttttttaaattaaggtggcacaggcagagaatGAACCCAAGACcaattgcatgacagtccaacgcactaaccatcatgccacgggtactacacttcGTTGGATTTACTGAAGCGAAAAGAAAATCCTCCTACTCAGTACAATAAACATCATGATGCCAAGGAACGACATTTCACTGCAGGTGATAGTGCCTATGCCAAAATTTATCGCAATAATAAAGAATACTGGGTGCCAGGAAACGATCATCGAGCGTAAATTAACCGTCAACTACAATGTCCTTATAAATGATGGAAGTAAATCGAAACTTATAAGGTCTcatacaaatcaaatcaaaaatcgaTATTCTCCAAGCATCGAAGAGAActcaacaaacatttttctcgaGTTAATGGATATGTTTGAAGTGAATCAACAACCGAATTTGCTACAAGATGTTCCACAGATGAAACAGCTGTCGGAGGATCAACTTCAGAAACTTCTTTGGGTTTTCCTTCAAGATCCCACACTCCTGAACCAAGACCAGTAACTTCATCAGGACGAACTGTCCATGCACCTTCTTGGATGAAGGACTATGATACCTCTTAAGTGAAGGAGGTGTTGGAGTAATGAGAAAAGACATCATTCGACAACTAGATGTCAACATCAGACAACCCTATACTTCGGTTGGCTGGTCTGATTCTACTCTCAACTTCCGTCCTAGCCGAACATTCATTTTGATATACTTTTGTCTACTGTTTAATAATTACCTttttctgaattaaaaaatctgctttgagttatttaaattgataaaacttatttattttgtatgtcacTCACGGcgtaacaataataaaacaacttttcactgactactctttttgttctttattcaatacttgtattaaatcacaattataatgtgatttacttcttcaggggatttttgttctttattcaatacTTGTATTAAATCACAATTATAATAAGATTTAACACAAGTATTggataaagaacaaaaatcccCTGAGAAGGaaggaattcttacgaaacgttgggTAAGAGAATGGAATAAAGTTCtttatttattcgcattccaaaaaacaaaaagaccaaaagagcctaataaaacataataaagaaataatgaactaccttGAGTCAATCGTTTGCAGCATCCTTTCTTTTtactgtagttcaattatctgtgataacaagtagattgtatctgAACTGATTTTAGCAAGGCCTTTaacaaattgtgtcataaaacattggttttaaaactatcacagcaaggttttaaatacagtttcataaactggatctcctttattttaattcatatttattaattcaatattaaagctagataaaaattcataaaactagcctaattatccataacttacaactaacttaatagtCCCATAcgaacactctaagttaaacaataataattatactacaatatcgtttttattttttttctatttctttttgtgccaccaagcctattctacttaaaactaaaccctgaaactataaaaaaaagtatgtaagcCAATCTATCAccgcccgaaaattaaattgttagtcaaagacatagctcttgcaatgtgacctcgaacgagttttatcacaaaGTTGTCATTTCTGTTTATTCGAGGCCAGTTGTATAGGACTTCGTGAAGGTCATCATCCACATGAAAATCGAGAAAAAAccatgaaaaaaatgaaaattttaaatgctaTGAAAAAATTCGCccgaatttttttattttcacaacccaaattgattttctttgcgGAAATTTTTTTCCGCTCGcacgatttttatttcatcattttcagaattttgaaaaagaaaaccatcATTTTCAGAAccttgaaaacgatatttcgaactcaaatgttgtttttcaagattttgaaaataataaaaaaaattgatcggtttttatttgatcattttcagaattttgaaaacgatatttcgaaatcaatttttagtttttttattcaaaactatttttcattGCATATATTTTTAGGTATACCCATTCTGTATATTTTGGCCACAAATAAGTCGACAAATATGTATACACATCTTTTCGAATTTATTGAGCGAAATCTCTACGAATTTCATTCAACTTCATTCACAACAGATTACGAACAGTTTACGTAACGCCCTTAAAACGGTTTTTCCAAATGCTTCTGTAAACGGGTGTTGGTTTCACTACATCAAAGCCCTTAGAAGAAAAGCAGCGAGGATCcctgattttttaagaataataaggAGAGGCAGAGaggttaaaaacattttccaaaaattattaacacTGCCTCTATTGAGCAtccaaaatatcaaaacaacattttcgatAATTGAACATGAAGCAATAAGAACAATTAATCTGcaacatatgtacattttcGTCGTGATATTTGGAAGGCTACAATAGTCGCCTAGGAAGAAAACTATGTAAAAacggacatttttttaattcatcagTTGCTTGATCAACGAGGAGTACAACTGCACACGCGATTTTATGGTAGCTGTAGACTGTGAAACTCTGCTTATGTTTGCACCACCAAAGCCGTTTTTTGCAAGAAGGAATGCAATAATAGATAGCCTTATATCTAAAGTCGAAGCCAAGCATATAAAtctttttgaatacaaatacaAACTTGATGACAAGGAACTGGAAGTGTCCGAAGAAGAAGATTTTGAGCCAGAAAGCGCGTATTATTTTTAAGCATATTTTTAGGTCTATCTACCTTTAGTTcgaaattcaaagaattttgcTTGCTAAATTTGGTATCATATTTTACATTATGAAACTTATTTCGTTATTGACTAGTAAAATTGTTAACAGTTTCCTATTATACTTGcgtcttcttttaaaaactgcGTATTAATTTCAAACTCAAGGAAACTGAACTTAAATCACTCATTTTTTTCGGAATAAGATTAGCATGGGAACTAAATCAATTTTACTAAAGTGGATTTAGTTCTCACTAAGTGGGAACTAAATCCCTCAGTGGAGTTAGTTCCCGTGGATTTATTTCCCAGCACcagaaacttatttttatttattactaaagaaaatcaattgtgaaaatttaaatttacaaacaaaaatttgcaatttctttttaaattataataattgcaaaaaaaagtaaaaaaaagggtttaagttaaatattttgtttttgtaattctcaattttctcaaaaactaaaagacataaaatcatcaagttttcagtttttgattaaaaacaaataacagcaataaattttgaaataaaaacagtggtaattacacttgaagtattgaaaaattgcactttaaccttttctttttactttttttgcacaaattttgactttaaaactatttttttcaaaaactatgcatagttttgacttgatttaaaaacaagctaatagacaaaattgttggctttaaaaaaaataataatacttaattttatgtattaccgttattttttaattatttttttttccatttaatgtacatatttttttaaactgcccctaccgcctaaacggggggagatagactcCTTGTCTTGTCTTGTCTTGTGTTGtcttgtgttgtgttgtgttgtgttgtgttgtgttgtgttgtgttgtgttgtgttgtgttgtctTGTCTTGACTTGTCATGTCTTGTCTTGTCTAACCATCactccacgggtactacccaacattaattaaataaaataaaaaaagtgctttttaaCTCCAAAAAAATAACCGGTCAGTATCGAATCGGGTACAGCTGCATAAGCATCAGCTTGTGATGCGGAATCAATGCACACAAATTTCACATTCCTGAAtgtattcattatttttcatcCAATTGTGTCATGCGTGAAGAACtcactcatattttttttaaattatattccgTCTCCAATCAAGAAGATATGAATACCTTTATAATGATCAAGCAAGTCGCGAGCAATTATGAAGATCGTGTAGAGcgactaaaaaagaaaatttttacttCACAATACGTACGAAATCGGGTTCAAGGGTGGGAATTCGTAGAAGTAAATTGTGTGAGGGTAGCAACGCAATTGGCTATTTTACTAAGCATAGACAAGAAACCTTGCAACGGTGCTTAATAGCAGTTAAACAACGGTAGCGGTCATTTACCATTTTAAAGCTCTCTTTTGAAATCCGTCCAACAGACTGACTATTGGATCACCTGCGCAGATATGGGAATTTACatcgagttttggacgaataaaggcTTAACAATTTAAAGTCAGATGAGAATTGGTTAACAAATTCTTGCATAAGCGGATTAAACTTAAACACTTCACAGTGTTTTTGATGACTTCAAATATGTACTCTCCTTACAAGAGATAGTTTGTAACCGAAAgggttttaacaattaaaataatgaaaaaaatgattacatataaaaaaataaacaaaaaataaaagaaaacaaaccaaacaaatCTCACCACCAACTAGGACAAGgccgacgacgacgtcgactcAACTGCTACTGCAAGTGTCCCCCTCTATAGGGGTTAGCATAATGGTAGTAGGTTCTCCTTTTGGTCAGGAAGAAAAGGGTTATGGCTGACAACCAAATCACAAATTGAGTGATTGGCAGCAGGTTTGCCATAACTCGAGAATGGTCACAGGGAATGTTGCGAAGGTGGAGAAACAAACAGAAATCACCTCTGTTGCATGAAACAATTTTGATGCGATCGGTTTCATGACATTTATGAATCCGATTAGCATCCGAAGATGTTTGCAACAAGTGCGTAAGTTACGCCCACCAATGTTCACATTCACATTAAAAGATTAATTGCGTTTGTATAACATTAATGTAATAATGCGTAATTTAGTGGGTGTAAATTGAGAGGCAGACCAGACAAACTCTGGAAAATCCTGGTTGGGTTGTATTAATGAGATATGTAGAGTTAGGGTTCTTGAGAAAATGCCGTCAGTAAGTACCTTCTTTTCAAATGTATCCAACTTGGATTGAGACAGTAgggtaaaaatttaagaagataCCGCCGACCGACTGTTAAAGAAACCTAGTTCGAAATCATGAAACGTGAGTAGGTTTTGATTAAgacaaaaaatgtgatagtttagttttttatatagtttaaaaaaaatatatcagcgTTTGATATAAgtaacatatatgtatgtacctttaCCGAAAGATCGTCCAAGATCAAatcacatacatataaatatatgcaCGCCTGTTCGATTCTAAGGCACGCTTAGCTTAGTGTTCGACAAGTTTTAGACaatagatcatttataaaaataatgaagagtgtcggagacaaaacggagccttgggacattccagcgtttattttgtggatatgaGATTTTAGCACGTACAAtaatacttgaattgaacggtcccaTATGTAATTTTTAACCCCAAAATGTATTACAAAGGGCTTACCGTGCCATCTTCGCTCTTACTACATTTAAGGACaactcaatttgaagacaactacaaaaaaaatcgtattatgggagacaacttttttcagttgAGTAGACCAAATACGTTGCCTACTTTTATGTGCTTATTTTGTGTCAAAATCAgctatgtaaaataaaatacgtaggaatttcaaaattttgaattcagtgcaaaattttataaaaaagacaaaataataggaaatggagagttctattgatttgtttcttggaAATTCGGAAGAAGAAAATCCCCTGAATGTTGCGCagatgagaaaaaatattcgagatcactccaatccattggaacttccaaagaaaaagtattatttataaacaaattctttgatgAGTGTTGATTTTAATGTCTTCGTTTTGTTTCAGATTTATGAGTTATTTTAGACTCAACAAAGACGCATTTGTTTATGTACAAAGACGCATTTGTTTATGTGCTAAGTGAAATCAAAGATCATTTGAAACAACCACAGCAATCCCACCAATTCTCAAACTCTGCACTGCCCTACGTTTCATGGCAGAAGGAAGTTACCAAAAGTGCAGttgtaatgattttaatttaggccTTGCTCAACCAACAGTTTTGGTAGTGTTAAAAGAAGTAGACGTATTAGAAGAACGTATCTGTCCACAATGGATTAAGGCTCGTATGACAAATGGCaagctttctttttaaatttccctTGTAATGGATCCATACCTGTATATGTGTAtatactttgtaaaaaaaaaatgatggctTTTGCATTCAGTTAAACTTACTCTTTGCCATTCTTTCGCTGTTCTTGATGGTGGTCCAATGCTTTTCAGTTGAACAGCTATATTTTCCCATTCTTCGTCTTGGGTTCTTTTTGTGGAACCGAATTGTCCCTTGCCTCTGGCCAGCTCTGGTTTCTGCTGCAGAACCTCAATCAATCTCTCGAATTGGGCaggtttagttatttttaatctaaacaaattattttcttacagatgtttatattattatttgtaaaacgtacatttttttctccattttcttaaaaaaattggttctcAATGAACTATTAATGCCTACcgttattttttgtacacacaaatgCACTACACAACTAGTTAATATCAgttgctgaattttgacaacaatcacaACTGAGAGACAACTCAACTGGCTTACATAATACGCCGAGCACACTTAAAAAGTCtaccattttttagttgactacTGGTTGACTTGTGACAGTCAACTAGTAGTGATCGGTAATACCGATTGCcggattacaactcaactttgTTCTTAGTTGTCTAAATTGCTACAGCGTTCCCGGGATCGTCCTTTCTCACAAAGGGCCAACAAGTCTTGGCAAGACCTTGCTCTCGAACCTTCTAAGAGGCCAGAACGCCTTTTACTTAACATTCAGTTCTCGGATCCATATTTGAATACTGGCATAATCATCATCTTGTACAGAAGCACCTACAAAGTTATAGTTATAATGCTCAACGTGACATATTTGAAGAACCACCCGCGTATTGACCCAAAGTATTTGAAGGATTATTATAGTATTTGAAGATTgcacgatgtaaagatttggtcTACTGTTCGGTGATATAAACCATTAAATCACCAGTTTGCCTTTTGCAACGAAAGTCATTTAGATCTTTTccttcttcaagatatttctttaactGCAAATTGACCAGCGTATCACGGCCTCGGAAAGAAGAACGTTAGTGGAATAAGTTGATTTAATAGTTAGAGGGGAGGAATATTCACCTTTTTGGTAGTTTTGTGATCGATGAAGAAATAAGAGGAGGGATACTATTTGGGCCAGAAGGATTTATGAATGTCGATATAGTACTCTTAAAACTGTATGAGTGCAAAAGAAAATTGGTCCCAAAGAATGGTTTATGCTTTCAAGTACAGAAAGAGTCATTTTACACATTGGCAGCACCGAATTAACAACAAACTGTGCTTTAAGCAAATTTACTtatgtgtataggaaaaattaggttttggctttatcaatcgagcttaccaAAGGATTTTCATTAAAGACGAGCCTTGAGATGACGTAGTATTATGCACATTTCTTGTCTGAATAGTCCCTTAACACGATCATTATCTAATTCGAGATGTTTCAGAACAcacattgttttttaatttcaatgaaacGAGAGTATTGGAGAGATTTGTGGCAAGTTTACCTATTTACTTTccagttttaaaacaatttagaaaaattgagaaGATAATCTTTTCGCCCTAGATCTTATCCATATGAAtttaatggctgcgttcaatctcagactggtagggtatccggatattttgttgttattgttttacgtgtaaaataacagctgagatGTGAAAataggaatccaaaggtatccaagaatttctggggtttctgacagaacagctgaataaacacatggttgaatttcaagaaacttgaaaattgatttcatccttttgtatttgttggtaaacaaaaagatacaaaatggtAGTCGGAGTTGTATTTTAAGATGTTCTGACAATGaaaaagctatttgcctccggaGTTTAGagggtaattatgatctattcgtatagaattccaattgagctaagaggaaacTTAACATAtgtagattacagattaaggttatctcttatttattatattgttaCGCACCTGTCAATTCATCATCTTCCGacaaatcagttgaattatccatttaatgttttagcttacaacaattttgacttcgaagcttcgctttttgtgaacagctgaaagttgcttttattttttgacagctatttcAATCCaatatccaactcgttcaataaGGTATCAAAAAATCCACCTTTACAATatgggcgtttttcttttttagttcagagcagagctcgaactgtcaaaaaaataattgtgtttctttttgagctctgagcgttcagagcttcaaattcgtgtttcttttttagttctgaacatgttcagagcgcgctctgtgagctcagaataaaataacagagtaaacggagtaaaatgctgagcACAAGCAATTTGATATCTGAAAGccgggaaataaaaaaaaaaatcatcatcaaaacaataaaaatggcggaagaggctggTTGCTCTGGTGTAGAAGGTaagataattttggaaaaactaattgcatatagcatttttatgaatcaaatttatttcaggcgtcAAATGAATCAACGATATGACTGTTTTTCTGATTAATTTGATTAAGGAGaattttgaacgccttcaaactaacataaaaaaaactatataccaAAAAATTGCCGAAcgaatcatgacagtttagtgctcaagttatttcataattaaatcagagagctctgaacatactctgctcagaactctactctactctactctgttcgctcagagtatgctcagagctcagctctgaactaaaaaagaaaaacgccctATACCGTAttcaacacgagattgaacgcagccaatgatttatttgaatttcagaCATACTAGTTCATATTTGGCTCTCAAAAGGTTTAGGGCAAACCAAATTGACAGCCGAGGTTTAccatctttaaaattaaatatttttgtattgagttttttcttgaatatttaatattaatatgcaGTTCAGTCCAGTGGCAGTCCAAGTCTAGTTCAGTGTTAGTGTTTGTGAACAAGGAAGGAAATGTCTATagattattaatgttttttggtTTAAGAATATTAAAGAAACACACAAATTCTGTAAAGAATTAGCACCCGTTTTGCTATCTTACCCTCATCCCCTTGACATGGCTGCAACTGATAGCTCTTCAATGCGTTTTAGCGATCACACTCTAGATAAAGCCACTAAAGCTAAAGTAAGTCTAGAAAACTATTATAGCAATCTCATAACACAATATGGAGAACGAAAACAGAGGTTGGCAAAACTTGAAGCACAACTTAAAGATGAAACACTTTCTGAGtctcaaaaacaagaaaaaagacaGCAACACGCACAGAAAGAAACGGAGTATTTGCGACTAAAGAGACTCCGTTTGGGCGTTGAagattttgaagcattaaaagTTATTGGCAGAGGAGCATTTGGAGAAGTTCGTTTAGTACAAAAAAAGGACACAGGTCATGTTTATGCAATGAAAGTATTACGCAAGGCGGATATGCTTGAAAAGGAACAAGTAGCTCATGTAAGAGCAGAACGAGATGTGTTGGTGGAAGCCGATCATCAATGGGTCGTTAAAATGTATTACAGTTTTCAAGTAAGATTGTCACCATCAGTTTATATACTACGCTTTTGTTATTCAACAAAGCAAATACAGTCCTTAGACTTTTGAGaaactgtttttgtttcattagaATTGTCTAGAATGAGAAGGGGTATTgtgacaaatttaaaatgttggtcCAAGGAggcttagtttttgtttataacattcaaaacatatataaagtaaaatattcaaaattgtcATTTATAACTCCTCATTCTAAACGCTTTAAGCTGGCCATACACAACTAAACCAATTTGCCTTATTTAATTGGACTCTAGTCTTTCAGAGGTATttggactttttaaaaatctaattgattcGAATGATCTCAACCATAAAATGGCTCAGTCTAGTCAATTGGATTcccacaaaaattaaaaaaattatctgaaGAAATATTCCAATACCGAAATTTCTTGTTCGTTGCCgcattcaaatatttatgtaatacAATGTAAATAATAgctcaattttaattatttttgtttgtgttggaCTTCGCAGttatttctcttttttcaatgcaaataaaacttattttatttttttgctaaagatttatttaaaggtCCCAGAGAAATGTTTGATTTAGATATACTATGTACATGTACAATAGATTGATTCAAAAAATTACAGTGCAAcaagctttttctttttttatattaatgtttaATAGTAGCCTATACTACGTTCTATAACTTAATAATAGAAATAATTATAGAATTTCCGCAAACCATGCTGTGTGAagccaaaaaataatataccaTCTTATAAATAAGATTGGCTCTATTAGTCCCTAACACTATATTTAGTTAACTAAAGAAACGAGACtagttaaaaacttttaaatatagtttttatagataataaattataaaatcataTTCTTAGGAGTATTTAGCTGCAGAAGGTTATAtcagttttaataaattcatataACATTTTCTTCACACTATTTGCTAAATTAttgaataatacaattatagaaaattgatttttgagtgCACTACCAAAGCTCTTGTCTGATATTAGTACCATTGCTCAAACTGTAAAGTTGGACTGCTGATGACGATTCCACTTATctatctttcttttattttttaaacacagaAATCAGCATCAAACATCAATTCCAGTTTCACATAAATACAAcacaaac
This window of the Eupeodes corollae chromosome 3, idEupCoro1.1, whole genome shotgun sequence genome carries:
- the LOC129950561 gene encoding uncharacterized protein K02A2.6-like, encoding MANDAKILELLELQSKLLQAFTEGNKKPKETNKSRPEQLMDSLANNLSEFCYDPANGITFEGWFSRHEDIFCVDGKDLHEASKVRLLMRKLNPTAQEKYASYILPKNTRDIDFKETTDILRSLHSSAEADIRTKLLSSLEDDGNLDLTKLLSGVQKYINLKKDTALIQNASTPVTSVNAVLIFAKLSINGTIRAVHFAVESFILQTITGALQSISFKSDMRSCSKKIHQYAQKQKAKRPVAYSVLPLIEDELQQLQDRNVISPVDYSDWAAPIVVVKRASGGVRICGDYSSGLNQSLESHQYPLPLPEDIFSKIANSPYYTHIDLADAYLQVSVTLQSRKLLTINTHKRLFTFNRLAPGVKSAPGAFQQLMDAILAGVDGVAAYLDDIVVSGKDWDDHMLKLNTVLQRLLDYNFRIKIVDANGIRPDPEKISRISTMPAPTNITELSSFLGAVNYYGKFSILASDLMLTHYNPALPIKVAADASNVGMGACIIHIFPNGDEKVISHAARSLTSAETSYSQIEKEAAALIFAVKKFHRMIFRRKFLLLTNHKPLRAILSQISPYYARGEGLAVIDGCIMLKDRIIIPTCFQKRILLQLHRGYPGIAK